A region from the Rhodamnia argentea isolate NSW1041297 chromosome 7, ASM2092103v1, whole genome shotgun sequence genome encodes:
- the LOC115734796 gene encoding probable polyamine aminopropyl transferase gives MTSIPSPLSYLVSISVPPIFFPVRPTPTTASGLRLIPRKGHRHSVSAAAAARDDGIPANDVKTLARFKSRHNYIRVLEVSRRCDHPFAGSRLLLLDSPGNIHSISFLLKPLTSTYLDVFATLPPIIPPGPIGVLGFGAGSAARLLLELYPRAVVQGWELDLAVIDVAREYFGLSRLESDHQGRIFVHIGDALKASARDGFAGVLVDLFSKGRLVPELQDPRTWERLRKGLRRGGRLMVNVGGSCVEAEDKNRDGRAIMEETLEAMREVFGEELQVLRLGNREDDSSLALTGRMPDLDAWKAGLPKSLRCYADMWRPIGG, from the coding sequence ATGACGTCCATCCCATCGCCACTGTCTTATCTCGTTTCCATTTCGGTCCCTCCTATCTTCTTCCCCGTCAGACCCACCCCCACGACCGCCTCCGGCCTCCGCCTAATCCCACGGAAAGGCCACCGACATTCCGTCTCTGCCGCCGCAGCCGCCCGGGACGATGGAATTCCCGCCAACGACGTCAAAACCCTTGCCCGGTTCAAGTCCCGCCACAACTACATCCGCGTGCTAGAGGTCTCCAGGAGGTGCGACCACCCCTTCGCCGGCtcccgcctcctcctcctcgactCCCCAGGCAACATCCACAGCATCTCCTTCCTCCTCAAGCCCCTCACCTCCACCTACCTCGACGTCTTCGCCACCCTCCCCCCCATCATCCCCCCCGGCCCCATCGGCGTCCTCGGGTTCGGCGCGGGCTCCGCCGCGAGGCTGCTCCTGGAGTTGTACCCGCGCGCGGTGGTGCAGGGGTGGGAACTCGACCTGGCCGTGATCGACGTCGCGAGGGAGTACTTCGGCCTCTCGAGGCTCGAGAGCGATCACCAAGGTCGGATCTTTGTCCACATCGGGGACGCGCTGAAGGCGAGTGCGAGAGATGGTTTCGCGGGGGTTCTGGTGGACTTGTTCAGCAAAGGGCGTCTGGTGCCGGAGCTCCAGGATCCGAGGACGTGGGAGAGGCTGAGGAAGGGGCTGAGGAGGGGAGGGAGGCTGATGGTGAACGTAGGAGGGAGCTGCGTGGAGGCGGAGGATAAGAACAGAGACGGGAGGGCGATCATGGAGGAGACCCTGGAGGCGATGCGTGAGGTGTTCGGGGAGGAGCTTCAGGTGTTGAGGCTCGGGAATAGGGAGGACGACAGCTCGCTCGCCCTCACGGGTCGAATGCCGGATCTTGACGCGTGGAAGGCGGGGCTCCCCAAGTCCCTGAGGTGTTATGCGGATATGTGGAGGCCGATCGGCGGTTAG
- the LOC115734856 gene encoding histone deacetylase 6: MVDSSGGASLPSVGQDARKRRVSYFYEPTIGDYYYGQGHPMKPHRIRMAHNLIVHYYLHRRMEISRPFPAATTDIRRFHSDDYVHFLSSVTPETVSDPAFSRLLKRFNVGEDCPVFDGLFGFCQASAGGSMGAAVKLNRGDSDIALNWAGGLHHAKKSEASGFCYVNDIVLGILELLKVHRRVLYVDIDVHHGDGVEEAFYTTDRVMTVSFHKFGDFFPGSGHIKDTGAGLGKNYALNVPLNDGVDDESFRGMFRPIIQKVMEVYQPDAVVLQCGADSLSGDRLGCFNLSVKGHADCLRFLRSFNVPLMVLGGGGYTMRNVARCWCYETAVAVGVEPENDLPYNEYYEYFGPDYTLHVEPCNTENLNAPKDLERIRNMLLEQLSRIPHAPSVPFQMTPPITQEPEEAEEDMNERPKQRIWNGEDYESDAEQDKSRHRSSTADALHDENVEMRDSVGENNGGEIREDRPPS, translated from the exons ATGGTCGACAGCAGTGGCGGCGCGTCGCTGCCATCGGTGGGGCAAGACGCGCGGAAGAGGCGCGTGAGCTACTTCTACGAGCCGACGATCGGCGACTACTATTACGGGCAGGGCCACCCGATGAAGCCCCACAGGATCCGGATGGCTCACAACCTCATCGTCCACTACTACCTCCACCGCCGTATGGAGATCAGCCGCCCCTTCCCCGCCGCGACCACCGACATCCGACGCTTCCACTCCGACGACTACGTCCACTTCCTCTCCTCCGTCACCCCCGAGACCGTATCCGACCCCGCCTTCTCCCGCCTCCTCAAGCGTTTCAATGTCGGCGAGGACTGCCCAGTCTTCGACGGCCTCTTCGGCTTTTGCCAGGCCTCCGCCGGCGGCTCCATGGGCGCCGCCGTCAAGCTCAACCGCGGCGATTCGGACATCGCCCTCAATTGGGCGGGCGGGCTGCATCACGCCAAGAAGTCGGAGGCTTCTGGGTTTTGCTATGTCAACGATATTGTGCTCGGAATTCTTGAGCTCCTCAAGGTTCACAGG CGAGTTCTTTACGTGGATATCGATGTTCATCATGGGGATGGGGTGGAGGAGGCATTTTATACAACGGATAGAGTCATGACCGTGTCCTTCCATAAGTTTGGGGACTTCTTCCCTGGAAGCGGGCACATTAAGGACACCGGGGCAGGGCTTGGGAAGAACTACGCCCTCAATGTGCCACTAAATGATGGCGTAGATGATGAAAGTTTTCGTGGCATGTTTCGCCCCATTATCCAAAAGGTTATGGAAGTATATCAACCAGATGCCGTTGTTCTTCAGTGTGGGGCTGATTCACTCTCTGGTGACCGATTGGGATGTTTCAATTTGTCTGTGAAAGGTCATGCAGATTGCCTCCGTTTTCTAAGATCTTTTAACGTTCCTTTAATGGTCTTGGGTGGGGGAGGTTATACAATGAGAAATGTCGCTCGTTGTTGGTGTTACGAG ACTGCTGTTGCAGTGGGAGTGGAACCTGAAAATGACTTGCCTTACAATGAGTATTATGAGTACTTTGGCCCCGATTATACTCTTCATGTCGAGCCATGTAACACGGAGAATCTTAATGCACCGAAAGATTTGGAGAGAATCAG GAATATGTTACTAGAGCAGCTATCAAGAATCCCCCATGCACCAAGTGTTCCTTTTCAGATGACGCCACCCATTACACAAGAGCCAGAAGAG GCTGAGGAAGATATGAATGAAAGGCCAAAGCAGCGCATTTGGAATGGTGAGGATTATGAATCAGATGCTGAACAAGACAAGAGTCGACATAGATCATCGACTGCTGATGCTTTGCACGATGAAAATGTTGAAATGAG GGACAGTGTTGGCGAAAACAATGGGGGCGAAATAAGGGAAGACCGTCCACCATCTTGA